The Streptosporangiales bacterium DNA window CCAGCGAGCCGCGCAGCGTCTGCGGCGCGGAGTCGGGGACGAGCCACGCACTCTCGATGGTCGCGACGACACCGGAGTCGAAGCGCAGCACCGCGACGAACGTGTCCGGGTGGGGGAAGCCGGAGACGTTGCGCTCGACCGCGTACACGTCGCGGCACGACGAGCCCGCGAACCACACGGCGAGGTCGACGTCATGGATGCCCGACTCCCAGACCGGGTGCACGCGCTTGCCGAACGCCGGGAACCACGACCGGCTGAAGTCGCGGCGCAGCCGCAGGTTGACCACCTGGCCCAGCTCTCCGGACGCGACGACGTCGCGCAGGTGCTGGTACCCGGCGCCGAACCTGCTGACCTGGCCGGTGACGACGGCGAGACCGCGGTCGTCCGCGAGCGTGCGGATGCGCTCGGCCTCGCCTACGTCGAGCGCGAGCGGCTTCTCGACCAGGACATGGCAACCGGCCTCGAGCGCCCGCGCCGCGAGCGCACCATGGCTCGACTCGTCGGCGGCCACGTCGACGAGGTCGACCCGCTCGTGCGCGAGCAGCTCGTCGAGGGTGGGGTACCCACGTCGTACGCCGAACTCGTCGCGGACGGCCCCCAGCCGCGCGGGGTCGGGGTCGCAGGCGGCCACGACCTCCGCCGGCAGGTGGGCGTACGCCCGCAGGTGGAGGGCGCCGAACCGGCCCGCGCCGGCCAGTGCCACGCGGACGGTCATCGGTCGCCTCCCGCCGGCTCCTTCGCGCCGTGGCCGGTCGCGACGAGGACGACGTCGCCGGACGCGGGCACGGTACCGTCGGCCAGCAGTCGCCGCAAGGCCGCGAGCGGTGCGGCGGCCGCCGGCTCGACCAGCAGGCCCTCGTCGCGCGCGAGGTCGTCGCGCGCGGCCACGATGTCGGCGTCAGGTACCGCCACGACGGTGCCGCCCGAGTCGCGGACGGCGGCGAGGGTGAGTGCGCCCTCGTCCTCGTACCCCCGCATCGGGTCGGCGATCGCCTCGGCGACGGTGTGCCCGGCCGGCAGGGCGGTGACGCTCTCGGCGCCGTCGCGCCAGGCCGCCGCCAGCGGAGCGCACGCGGCCGCCTGCACCGCCACCAGGCGGGGAAGGCGGGAGAGGCGCCCGGCGGCGAGCAGCGCACGGAAGCCGTCGTGGATGCCGACGAGCAGCGGTCCCGCGCCCACCGGCACGACCACCCAGTCGGGCACGGCCGCGCCGGTGCGCTCCGCATGCTCGACCAGCTCGACCGCGACACCGCGGTGCGCCGCGGTGATCCAGGGGTTCCTGAAGGTCGTCGTCAGCGGGTACCAGCCGTCCGCCTCGCTCCGGGTGGCGACGGCGTACGCCGTACTGAAGTCACCCGCCACCGGCTCGACCCGGGCACCCGCCGCCGCGGCCGCGGCGAGCTTCGGGCCGCCCGCCGCCGACTCGGCGCACACCACCCGGCACGGCAGTCCCGCGCGCGCCGCGTACGACGCCGCGGACGAGGCGGTGTTGCCGGTCGACGCGGCGACGACCCCGCGCGCCCCGGCGTCGAGGGCGAGGCTGACGCCGAGAGCCATCGCACGGTCCTTGAACGACAGCGTGGGGTTCACGCACTCGTTCTTCACCCACAGTCGGGACACACCGGCACGCGCCGCCGACCGGTCGCAGCGCAGCAACGGTGTGCCGCCCTCACCCAGCGACACCTCGGTCTCCACGGGCGGCAGCCACGCCCGGTGCCGCCACACGCCCACCCCCACGCCCGCGCCGGGAGCGGCGGCGCCGTCGGCGGCCCGCACACCCGCGCAGGCCCGACAGCGCGACCAGCCGCCCTCGTCGCGCCCGCACGAGGTGCACGGCGCGGCCCAGGTCGCGAGCGAGGTCATCGCGCGCCGCGGGTCGCGCGGCGGTGGAGCACGCGCATGCCGGCGTCGAAGACCAGCGCCGCGACGATGATGAGGCCCTTGAACAGGTCGATCGCCGAGGGATCGACGCCGAGCACCTGCAGGCCGTTGGTGACCAGGCTGATGATCAGTGCTCCCACCAGCACCCCGCCGACCGTGCCGCGGCCACCGAAGATGCTGGTACCGCCGATCACCGCCGCGGCGATCGCATCGAGCAGGAGCGTGATGCCGCCGAGGTTGGGCTGCACCAGCGGCACCTGCGCGACCACCATGACGGTCGCGAGGAACACCAGCACGGACGCGGTGACGTAGACGAAGAGCATCTGCCGCCCGCGCCGCACGCCGCTCAGCAGGCTCGCCTGCTCGTCGGACCCGTACGCGTACGTGCGCAGGCCGAACCGCGTGCGCCGCATCAGGAACCAGAGCGCGACGGCCACCACGGCGACCGCCAGCAGCGGGGCCGGGATGCCGAGCACCGAGCCCTGGCCGAGCGCGGCGAGCACCGCCTCGTCCACGACGACCATGCCGTCGGGCGCCGCGAACAGCGTGAGTCCCTGGACGACCGTCATGGTCCCGAGCGTGGCGATGAACGGCGGGAGGCCGGCGACGCCCACCAGCAGCCCGTTGACGACACCCACCGCGGCGACCGCGAGCAGCCCGAACAGCGCCGCCCTGGCGAGCCCCGCACCGCCCTGCAGCTGGGTCGCCATCACGACACCGGCCAGCCCCACCGCGAAGCCCGCGGACAGGTCGATGCCTGCCGACACGAGCACCACGTACGCACCGAGCGCGAGCAGTGCCGTCGGCGCCGCCTGCAGCATCACGTTGCGCAGGTTGAGGGGCGAGGCGATACGCGGGTCGACGATCGCGAACGCGACGACGAGGACGACCAGCAGCACCACCGGCGCGAGGACGAGCAGCAGCCGGGCGGCCCGCGGCGACAGGCCGGCTGGTACGCGCGGGACGGTCGTGGCCGTCATCGCAGGTCTCCCGGCGGCGCCGTCCTGATCACGATCGCCTGCTGCTCGGTCATCTCCTCCAGCGACCACGGCCCGCCGGTGCGCCCGTGCCCGCTGCCGGTGCCGGCCGCGCCGCCCGCGGGGACGTTCGGCTCCCAGTAGCTGCTCGCCTCATTGAGGTTGACGATCCCGCAGGGCAGCTCCTCGGCGAGCGCCATCGCGCGTCCGAGGTCGCCGCTGAAGATCGCGCCGGAGAGGCCGTAAGGGCTCGCGCGCACGAGCGCGTCGAGCTCCTCGGCGCCGTCCCAGTGCACGACGGGGACGACGGGTCCGAAGGTCTCCGCGCGGTGCAGGTCGGACGAGGCCGGTACGTCGTCGACGACCGTCGCCCGCACGTAGTGCTCCGTCGGCGCGCCCGGCTGCCGCCCGCCACCTGCGAGCAGGTGCCCACCACCGGCCACGGCCGCCTCGACCTGGTCGCAGACGCGCTGCGCCACCTCCGCGGTGTGGACGGGTCCCATCGTCGTGCCGGACGCGAACGGGTCGCCGAGCACCACCGCGCGCGCGTGCTCGGCCACCCGCTCGGCGAGCTCCTTCGCCACGCTCGCGTGGGCGAGCACGCGTTCGGTGGACGTGCAGATCTGACCCGCGTTGGCGAACGCGCCACCGGCGATCGCGGACGCGGCGAGGTCGAGGTCGGCATCGCCGAGCACGATGCTCGGGCCGTTGCCGCCGAGCTCCAGCTGCACGGGCTTGCCGGCGGCGGCCTGCGCGATCAGGCGTCCGGTGGCGGTGCTGCCGGTGAACCCGACGGCGTCGACGTCGGCGTGCCGGATCGCGGCGTCGCCCACCGTCGGGCCCTCGCCGGTGACGAGGTTGAGGACGCCGGGCGGCAGGCCGGCCTCGTGCAGCACCTCTGCGAGACTGGCGGCGACGCCCGACACGCTCGGCGCGGGCGTCCACACCAGTGTGTTGCCCGTCGCGATGCCCGGCGCGAGGTAGTAGATCGAGGCGACGGCGACCGGGAAGTTCCACGGCGTCACCACCGCGTACACGCCGCGCGGCCGCCGGGTGATGAGCACCCGCTTGCTCCGGTCGCGCACGGCGATGGACTCCGCGCGCAGCGACACCACCTGGTCGGCCGCGTCGCGGAACGCCGTCGCCACCGCGTCGATCTCGCCGAGGCCCTCGGTGTGATACGGCTTTCCGTGCTCGCCGGTGAGCTGCCGCGCGAGCTCCTCCCGGCGTGCGGTGACCGCGTCGGCGAGCGTGCGGCACAGCGCCGCCCGGTCGAACACCGACGTCCGGCGCCAGCCCGCGGACGCCGCGCGAGCGGCTGCCACCGCGCGGTCGACGTCGTCGCGGGTGCCGAGGCGTACGTGGCCCACGACCTCGCCGGATCCCGGGCTGCGCACCTCACGCACCGGCCGGTCCGGTGTGTACGCCTCTCCGTCGATCACCATCGGGTACGTGTCCGCGGACATGTCAGCTCCTCACCGTGCGGCCGCGTGCAACGCGGCCAGCGTGCGCTCGACGTCGTGCTCTTCGTTGTAGAGGTGGAACGCCACCCGCAGCCCGCCCCGCCGTGCCGCGACCGCGATGCCACCGGCGGCCAGCGCGGCCGCCGCCGCGACCGGATCGGGATGCGCGACCGAGACGATCGCCGACTCCAGGTCGACGATGCCGTGCCGGAGACCGAGGCCGCCGATACCGTCCAGCAGCCGCGTCGCGAGCCCGGTCGCGTGCGCGTCGAGGTCCGCGGTGCGGTACGTCCCCAGGACCGCCAGCCCGGCGGCGGTCGCCACCCAGGTGAGCCAGGCGTTGGGCTGGTCGAAGCGGCGCGCATCGTCCCAGAGCCGGTGCCCGGCACCGTAGTACGCGCCGTCGGACGCCGACGGAGAACCCGCCAGCACCGGACCGAACCGCGTCTGGTGCTCCGGACGCACGAAGAGGAACGCCGACCCGCGCGCGCCGAGCAGCCACTTGTACGCCACCGCACCCACGAAGTCGGCGCCGCTGTCCGCCAGCGTCGCGTCGACGCCGAGCGACTGGCTGGCGTCGACGTACACGAGAGCGCCCCGGGTGTGCGCGTGCGCGACGACGGCGGGAACGTCGACGCGCAAGCCCGTGGCGGACTGCATGCTGGAGAGCGCGACGAGGTCGGCGCCCTCGTCGACAGCCGCGCAGATCGCCTCCGTCGTCGCGGGTTCGGGGACCAGTCGGACCCGCTCCCGGTCGAGCGTCCACGGCAGCAGGTTGGACCGGTACTCCTCCGCAGGCACGACTACGGTCGCATCCGGGTGGCGCCGCGCGACCGTCGACGCCGCACCGACGTGCGACGACACCAGCGCCACGTCGTACGTCCGCGCAGCCAGGATCGTCGCCACCGCACCGCGCGCGGACTCCGCGGCCGCGTCCCACTCGTCGTGGTCGGCGGTGCCGGACGACCAGCGCGCGACCGCGTCGTGCACGGCCTCGACCGCCGGCGCCGGCGGTACGCCCTTGGTAGCGGTGTCGAGGTAGGCGCGGCGGTCCCCGAGCGCGGGGAACCACGCCTGCCTGCTGGCGAGACCTGGGGCCGTCATACGTCCTCGACGTCCTGCGGCAGGCCGCTCTCCACCGACCGCAGGATCGCGTCGTTGACGGCGACGTTGCGCATCGCGTCGACGGTGGGCACGGCGAACTCGCCGCCGTCGCGCAGGACGGTGACGAAGTGCCGCACCTCGGCGGCGAGGTCGCCGCGGATGCGCCCGTTGACGTCCGGCCAGTGCAGGGCGTCGGGAGTGGCGAGGCCGTCGCCGCCGTAGACGCGGAGACCGTGGTCGCGCACGTCGACGTTCACCGTGCCCTCGGTACCCATGACCTCCAGCCGGCCGTCGATCGCGACGGGGTCGTCGGAGCGTCGCGTCCAGCCGTTGAAGAGCTCGCCGACCGTGCCGTCCTCCAGGTCGGCGACGGTGAAGATCGCGTCCTCGGACTCGATCCCGTGGGCGGGCATCAGCTTCGACACCGCACGGGAGTACACGCGGACGATGCGTCTGCCGGTCACCCACTGCATGGCGTCGACGTCGTGCACGCCGAGGTAGAACAGCACCGAGCTGCTCCCGGCCATCCGCAGGCCGACGTCGCGCGACGCGATCCGCCCGGCGGTGACGTGGATCGGCTCGCCGACCGCGCCGGAGGCCACGGCCTCCGCGGCACCCACGTACCGCGGGTCGAACCGCAGCAGCTGCCCGACCATCAGGCCGGCCCCGCCCTCGCGTGCCGCGTCCGCGATGGTGCGTGCGCCGTCCAGCGTGTCCGCCATCGGCTTCTCCAGCAGCACCGGCCGGCCCGCCCGCAGGATCGCGCTCGCCGGCGCGACGTGCGCGCGGTCGGGCACCGCCACGACGTACGCGTCGATGTCGTGGGCGAGCGCCTCCTCCACCGAGGCGTGGTGGGCGACACCGAGCTCCGCGGCGGCGCGGCTACCAGCACCCGGGTCGGTGTCGACCACCGCGGTGAGGGTGGCCTCCGTGCACTCCGCCACGGTGCGTGCGTGCAGCATGCCCATGAACCCGGTGCCGACGACGGCGATCCTGATGGTCACGACGCGATTCCCTCCACTAGGCGATGACGGTCGACTGGCCGAACGCCAGCCGCATGACGTCCTCCTCGCTTGCCTTGTGCGGCAGCTCCCCGACCGTGCGGCCCGCGTGCGTCACGTACAGGCGGTCGGCGACGCCGAGCAGCTCGGGCAGCTCGCTGGAGACCAGGAGGACGCCGACGCCCTGGTCCTTGAGGTCGGCGATCAGCCGGTGGATCTCGGCCTTCGCGCCGACGTCGACGCCGTTCGTGGGCTCGTCGAGCAGCAGGACCCGCGGCTCGGTCGCGAGCCAGCGGGCGAGCACGACCTTCTGCTGGTTGCCGCCGGACAGCACGCCCGCAGGACGGTCGGGCTGCGGCGGCCGGATCGCGAGCCGTTCGATCGCGGACGTCACGACGGACGCGACGCCGCGCGGCACCAGTCCGCCTCGGGCGTGCCGCCGCAACCAGGCCAGCGCGATGTTGTCGCGCACCGACATGTCGGCGACGATGCCCTCGCGCAGCCGGTCCTCGGGCACGTACGCGACGCCGAGCCGGTTGGCCGTGCCGGCGGCACCGGCCGACAGCTCCGTGCCGCCGACCACGATGCGGCCGCCGACGTGCCGCGACAGGCCCGCCGCGCAGCGCAGCACCTCGCTGCGACCCGAGCCCATCAGGCCGGCGAGGCCGACGATCTCGCCCGCGCGCACGCGCAGCGAGGCGTCCACCAGCCGGCCGCCGTCGCCGATCCCGTCGATCTCGAGCAGGGTGTCGCCCGCCTCGGTCTCGCGGTGGGCGAAGACGTTGCCGATGTCCCGACCGACCATCATCGAGATGAGCGCGGCCTCGTCGACGTCGCCGATCTCGGCCGTCCCCGCGAGCACGCCGTCGCGCAGCACGACCACGCGCCGCGCCAGCGCGAACACCTCCTCCAGCCGGTGCGAGATGTAGAGGACGCCGATGCCGCGGTCGACGAGCGTGCGGACGAGCGCGTACAGGCGTTCCCGTTCGCGGTTGGACAGCGCCGACGTCGGCTCGTCCATCACGACCAGCCAGGAGTCGTCGAGCAGCGCCTTCGCGACCTCGACCAGCTGCCGCTCCCCGACCCGCAGCCCGGCGACGGGAGCGTCGACGTCGACGACGAGGTCGAGCTCCGCGAGCACCCGGCGGACCTCCCGCCGCATGTGGCGTCGCCGCAGCACGCCGAACGTCGTCGGCTCGCGACGGAGGAAGAGGTTCTCGACCACGGACAGGTCGGGCACGAGGCTGAAGTGCTGGTGGATGACGCTCACGCCGGCGGCGCGTGCCTCCTCCGGACTGCGCAGGCGGACGGGTGCGCCGTCGATCCGCAACGCACCGGCGTCCGGCTCGTGCGCGCCGGCGAGCATCTTCACCAGCGTGGACTTGCCGGCGCCGTTCTCGCCGACGAGCGCGGTGACCTCGCCTGCACGCAGCGAGAACGACACGTCGTCGAGTGCCGTCACCCCCGGGTACCGCTTGCCGACGCCGACCAGGTCGAGGCTCCGGGTGCCGGTCTCCGTTCCGGGGTCGCCGGACGCCTCCTGCCGCGCACCGGCTCGTCGCAGCGAGGTGATGAGCCTGGTCACCTCACGGCTCTGGGTCAGCAGGACCGCGGCGACGACGAGCACGCCGTTGATGACGTACATCGACTGCTGCGGCACCTGCAGGAACGACAGGCCCGCATTGACGACGCCGACGAAGACCGCGCCGAGCGCCGTGCCGCCGACGCTGCCGTAGCCGCCGGACAGCCGCGTGCCGCCGACGACGGCGGCCGTGATGGCCGCGAACTCCAGGCCCTGCCCCGCGAGCGGCTGCGCCGACCCGATACGGCCGATCAGCAGCACCGCGCCGAGTCCGGCGGACGCGCCCGCGAGCACGAACGTCGACAGCTGCACCATCCTGGAGGGCACGAGCGACGCCGACGCGGCCTCGATGTTGCCGCCGACGGCGTAGACCCAGCGGCCGTAGAGCGTGCGCCGCAGCACGAACAGCCAGCCGACCATCACCACGAGCGCGACGAGCAGCGCGCTCGGCACCGGCCCGACGTAGCTGCCGCCGGGCATCACATCGCGACGTCGTCCACGGGGATCGACGAGGCGCCGGACAGCGCGAGCGCGGCGCCGGCGCCGAACGCCATCGTGCCCAGCGTCGCGACGAGCGGGCTGACGCGCAGCACGCCGATGAGCACACCGTTCAGCGCGCCGACGAGCGCGCCGGCGAGGACGCAGGCCACGACGGCGAGCGGCGCGGGCAGCCCGGCGCCCAGTAGCAGCGCGCCGACGACGCCCGACACCGACAGCGTCGATCCCACCGAGATGTCGATGCCACGCGCCACGATGACCACCGTCATGGCGAAGGCGACGACGGCGGTGACGGCGATCTGCTGGCCGATGTCGAGGAAGCTGCGCAGGCCGAGGAAGTCCGGCCGCAGGATGCCGAACGTCACGACGGCGACGACGATGAGGACGAGCAGCGGGCTGCGTCGCAGGAACCCCGCCAGCGCGACGGAGAACCTGCGGGAGGCCGCCTGCGTGGCACTCGGGTCGAACATGGTGACTCCTGCCTGTGCCTAGGAGGTCGAGACCGTCATGGCCGACGCCGGCTCGTCCGGGCCGAACTCCTGCCCGTACGCCTCGGCGAGCCCCGCCGCACGGGAGGGCGAGACGTGGGGGAAGCTCACGCCGCGACCGGCGAGGTGCGTGGCGGTGTCGTCCGTCGTGACGAAGTACGAGCGCAGGTAGAGGTCGCGCGGCAGCTCCTCACCCTTGGCGAGGCGCGCGCCGACGGCGACGTTCCAGTACCCGACGCGGCCCGCGCCGGTGAGCACGTCCATCACCATCGACCCGTCCTCGAGCAGGGGACGCATGTCCTGCTCGCCGTCGTGGCCGGCGATCTTCAGGTCCGGCCGCTTCAGTGAGGTCGCGGTCGATTTCGCCGCCAGGCACAGCGGATCGCTGATGCAGACGACGAGGTCGAGGTCCGGGTACGTCGTCATCCAGGTGACCGTGGTGTTCGAGGCACGCCGAGCGTCGAAGGCCGTGGGCTGCACGGAGACGAGGTCGACGTCGGGGTAGTGCCGCGCGAGCGACTCGCGGAACGCCTTCTCGCGCAGGTCGGACACGTAGTTGCCCCGCGCGCCGACGAGGAGCGCCACCTGCCCCTTGCCGCCGAGCTCGGCGCCGGTGGCGCGCGCGACCATCGCCATGTTGTCGGCGTCCTGGTAGAGCGTGCTGTGGTTGCCGTCGGCCCGGACCTTGTTCCCCATCGTGACCACCGGGATGCCGGCGGCCGTGGCGCGCCCGATCGCCGGACGCAGCGCGTTCTTGTCGAGCGGGTCGATCAGGATCGCGTCGACGCGTTGGTTGACGTAGTTCTGCACGGTCGAGACCTGACGCTCGACGCTGCCCTCCGCGCTCTGCCACGTGGTGACGACGCCGTAGTCGTCGGCCGCCTTCTCACCCGCCTCGCGCATGCCGACGAAGAACGGCGAGGTCAGGTCGATCGCGGAGACACCGATCACCGGCTTGCCGCCCCCACCTGCTGGACGTTGCGAGCCCGCGTCGTCCGCGCCGCCCGGCGGGGTCATGGAGCACGCCGTCAGGCCGACGGTGAGGAGGCCGGCGGCGAGCAGCCGCCAGCGCGCACCCCGTGGTCGTGACCCCCGGTGTTGCCGCCTCATGGCGTCTCCTCGCATCGACTCGACCTGCGTGAGACAAATTTGGAAGTTGGTTTCAAAGACTAGACAAGAAGGAGAACTCTGTGTCAAGACTTGTCGATGGGTAATCCGTCCGCGCTGGAGCTGACCGCCGCGATGGTGGCGATCGACTCCCAGAACCCCGGCGTCGGCGAGGAGCGGCTCGCGGGCTTCGTCGCCTCGTACGCCGAGGAGCGCGGACTCGCGGTCACCGTCGTCGAGACGGCTCCGGGACGGTGCAACGTCCTCGTCACCGCCGACGCCGGTGAAGGACCGCACCTCGCTCTGTCGGGTCACCTCGACACCAAGCCGATCGGCGACTCGGCGAGAGCCTGGCGCACACCACCACTCGAGCTCGTGGTGGACGGCGACCTGGCGTACGGGCTCGGCAGCTCGGACATGAAGGGCGGCGTCGCCGCCATGCTGCGGGCGGCGGAGGCGTGGGCGCATACCGCGTCCCGCGGCCGGCTGTCGCTGATCCTCACCGCCGACGAGGAGGCGGGCAGCGAGCACGGCGCCAGGGAACTCGCACGGCGCGGCCTCGTCGACGCCGACGCCATCGTGATCGGCGAGCCGTCCGGCGTACGCGATCCGTGGGAGGCGCTGTACGTCATCTCGCGCGGCATCTGCTGCTTCGAGGTCATCGTCGAGGGCCAGCAGGGCCACAGCGGACTGTCCGATCGGCTCGCGCCCAGCGCGACCGTCGCCGCCGCCCACGCGGTCACGGCACTGGCGTCGTTCGAGCCGACCGTGTCGCGCCCCTCAGGGATCCCGTGCGCCCCGACGGTCAACCCGGCCGTGGGCATCTCGGGCGGGGTCTTCTACGGCGTCCACCCGGGCGACGCGGTGGTCAAGAGCGACATCCGGCTGGTGCCCGGCATGGACCGCGACGTGCTCGACCGCGAGCTCAGGCAGCTCCTCTCCGAGGCGATCCCGCGCGACGTGAGCTGGCACCTCCGGTACGCGGACGGGTCGCTCGGCTGGATGGACCCGGCGCATATCGCGGCCGACCATCCCGTCGTCGCCGCGGCGCAGTCGGCGTGCGCCGAGGTCCTCGGCCGCACGCTTCCGCTCGCGGCGTACCCAGGCGGCACCGACGCCACGTACTTCATCCACGGCGGCGTCCCGACCGTCGCCGCACTCGGCCCCGGGTGGCTCTCCGTCGCGCACGGCCCGAACGAGTGCGTGGGGGTGTCGCAGCTCGACGAGGCCGAGCGGCTGTACACCCGCCTGGCCCACACGTACCTCGGCAGTGGGTCATGATGGCGGCTCCGGACCCGTACCCGCGCACACCCGGGAGCAGGCAGACGTGACGCAGGACGACACCCGCACCGCCCCCGCGCGCAACCTCGTTCGCGCGTTCGGCCTGCTCGACGTCCTGGCGGAGTCGCCTGACGGACTCACGCTCGCCGAGCTCGCCGTCAGGGCGCAGCTGCCCGAGCCGACCGTGCACAGGTTGCTGTCGGTGCTCGCCGACCTGCACGTCGTACGCATCGGCGACCGCAGTCGCTGGCGGGTCGGCAGGCGGTGTCTCGAGCTCGGCGCGGCCTACCTCGACTCGGTGGAGATCCGGTCGGAGGCCCGCGACCTCATGCGCGGCCTCACCGACGAGACCGGCGAGACCTGTGCGCTCGGCGTGCTCGACGACGATCGCGTGGTCTACGTCGAGAAGATGGACAGCCCGCACGCCGTCCGGATGCACTCGGCCATCGGCAGGAGCAACCCGGCGGCCACCAGCGCGCTCGGCCGCGCGATCCTCGCCTGGTCGTCGGACGAGGTCGTCGCGCACGTGCTCGGCACGGGCATCCCGTCACGCACCGCCAACACGGTGACGAAGCCCGAGGAGCTGCGCGCCGAGCTCCGTCGCTGCCGCAGGCGCGGCTACAGCGTCGACGACGCGGAGAACGAGCCGGGCATCAGGGGCGTCGGCGCCCCGGTGCTCGACTACCGGGGATGGCCGGTGGCGGCGCTGTCGGTGGCCGGACCCGAGCAGCGGGTGTCGCGCAAGCGGCTGCAGGAGCTCGGCGCCGCGGCCGCGACGGCCGCCGGCGAGCTGTCCACGCGCCTCGGCTACTCCGCCCGTGCACGCCGCGCCTGACCCGGCAGGCCGACTGACACTGGGACGACCTGGCCGTGTCTTGACATCGTGATTCGGGGGTTCCCACATGCTGCAGCCGATGGGAACCCCCGAATCACGATGTGCAGCAGTGCCTCACTCCGCGAGAGCAGGCGACTAGGAGTGGCCGCCGAAGAGGCTGGTGACCGAGCCGTCGTCGAAGACGGCACTGATCGCGCTCGCGATCAGCGGTGCGATCGACAGCACGGTGAGCTTGTCGATCCGCTTCTCCTCCGGGATCGGCAACGTGTTGGTGAGGACGATCTCGGAGACCGGCGAGTTCTTCAACCGGTCGACCGCCGGGCCGGACAGCTGCGCGTGCGTGGCCGCGGCGACGACGTCGCGGGCGCCGTTGGCCATCAGCGCCTCGGCCGCCTTCACGATCGTGCCGCCCGTCGCGATGATGTCGTCGACGATCACGCAGGTGCGGCCCTCGACCTCGCCCACGACCTCGTGCACGGAGACGTCGCGCTCCTTGCCGTACGGGTCGCGTCGCTTGTGGATGATCGCCAGCGGCATGCCGAGCCGGTCCGACCACAGGTCGGCCACCCGGACCCGGCCGGCGTCGGGCGAGACGACCGTGCACTCGTTCGGATCGAGCTTGTCGCGCAGGTAGTCGGCGAGGACGGGCATCGCCCACAGGTGGTCGACGGGCCCGTCGAAGAAGCCCTGGATCTGCGCGGTGTGCAGGTCGACGGCCATCAGCCGGTCGGCGCCCGCGGTCTTGAACAGGTCGGCCATCAGCCGGGCGCTGATCGGCTCGCGGCCGCGCGACTTCTTGTCCTGCCTGGCGTAGCCGTAGAACGGCGTGACCACGGAGATGCGCTTGGCGGATGCGCGCTTGAGCGCGTCGACCATGATGAGCTGTTCCATGATCCGCTCGTTGATCGGGTCATAGTGGCTCTGCAGCACGAACGCGTCGCAGCCGCGCACCGACTCGTCGAACCTCGCGTAGAT harbors:
- a CDS encoding helix-turn-helix domain-containing protein — its product is MGHDGGSGPVPAHTREQADVTQDDTRTAPARNLVRAFGLLDVLAESPDGLTLAELAVRAQLPEPTVHRLLSVLADLHVVRIGDRSRWRVGRRCLELGAAYLDSVEIRSEARDLMRGLTDETGETCALGVLDDDRVVYVEKMDSPHAVRMHSAIGRSNPAATSALGRAILAWSSDEVVAHVLGTGIPSRTANTVTKPEELRAELRRCRRRGYSVDDAENEPGIRGVGAPVLDYRGWPVAALSVAGPEQRVSRKRLQELGAAAATAAGELSTRLGYSARARRA
- a CDS encoding ribose-phosphate diphosphokinase; protein product: MSGIKKTSQKQLMVISGRSNRELAEEVVKHLGIELTPTQVYDFPNGEIYARFDESVRGCDAFVLQSHYDPINERIMEQLIMVDALKRASAKRISVVTPFYGYARQDKKSRGREPISARLMADLFKTAGADRLMAVDLHTAQIQGFFDGPVDHLWAMPVLADYLRDKLDPNECTVVSPDAGRVRVADLWSDRLGMPLAIIHKRRDPYGKERDVSVHEVVGEVEGRTCVIVDDIIATGGTIVKAAEALMANGARDVVAAATHAQLSGPAVDRLKNSPVSEIVLTNTLPIPEEKRIDKLTVLSIAPLIASAISAVFDDGSVTSLFGGHS